The Watersipora subatra chromosome 7, tzWatSuba1.1, whole genome shotgun sequence genomic interval AAAAATAACCTCTTTGCAAAAATCATTGCACAGGTATGATTTATGTGAACATTGATTCAGCACACATTCCTTATTGCTTGTGTATATTTCCTAcaagattattttatatttattacctATGTTATTTTTGTTATGGACGTTTATGCTTATATTACCTATGTAAAGAGAATAAAGTAGGCTTTTTTATTGTATAAAGAATGTTACTCTAGTAATAATCTTTATGCAATAAGCAATCTTAATGAtcttaattaattaattaatcttAATCTTAACTCTTTTTGCTAAATTTGAAGCTCAAATTTAACAAAAAGCTGGTTAAATTTGAGCTTCAAAAATGATGCTTCAAATTTTTGAGGAATGTGTTAGTACTAGAATCGAATTGGTCGTACACTATAATAATAGCAAGCGAGCCTTGAAAGCTTCAATaactttttttagttttttattgctTCTGTGCCAAATATATAAACCTGGTCTACTTCTAAAGTCTCTGCAGCTCTACTGTGCATGTTGGTCCCAACAGAAACACTTTTAGAATATCTGTTCTTTTTTCTCCAAAAGAATAACCgcttttgtaaaagtaaggagcAATTCTTGATAATACAAGATGTCTCAGTCCCACAAAACAACTGCATGTCTTGAATGAAAGCCAAAACATTTTCTAGGTGTAAACAGTTGCCACTTAGAACATTCAAGTTCAGTATTCTGGAACTAACTTACAATACTTTATGTGATATAGattgctataataaaaaagcttaacCTTAGTTTATGTAACCATAGCTAGTGGTTACATAAACTAGGATTTAAAGGCAGCAGTTTattacatactatgagagtgactAAACCACATTTGTTATAGCTCGTGTTATTATTCTTTTAGAAACCGAGCGTTATAGAAAACCTATAGTTAAACTTTGACATGTGCAATGAATACACAATCATAAAAACACAAGTTAAGGCATTACTTGACATTTTGATTAGCAGTTTGCTAATCAGAATGTTTTTGCTTTTGATTAGATTTCCAAGTCTGCTGCCATCTTTAAGTCTAAGCCTAGGGCTGCTGCTTCATTTAAAGCCGTTATATAAAGCTGTCCTATTTCAGCTCCATCATTGGCTGAAACTCACCTCAGTCTTCGTAGCCTGAATattttcaatataaaacataGTATGTTATTATTTAACTTATCTTGCCTGACATtgtctgtttttttaattttgttaaagcatttacctaataCAATCTTGTTTTAAACAATTATTCATCACTCTATTTTGAAAACGTGCAATTCATGTAGCAAAAGtttaacaaaaactaaaataataatgGTGCACTTGTAATGGattcaaatacatttttaaactatTGCTAATTTTTACTTTGATTATGCTCGTGAGGCAATTTCGTTGGGACAAATTAAAAAGACCAACATAGATAAGTTGAATGCTCAAAATACCTTAATTTTGacgtacatgtagatatgtcaATACGTGAGGATGTCGATAATGCAGGGTGTCGACATGCAATGATGTTGAGGTTGCAATACGTCAAGACAACAAGATGTCAGATGTTATTTAGCTATAAACTCTGCATACAAATTCAAAATCTTTCAAATAAACTGATTTCTTTCCGTTTAGTTCGCCATGTTCATGTTTATTCAGTAAAAATCTGTGATGTCTGCTACTTTTGGATCAGTCAGCaataatatttaaacaaataacTATATTTCTTTcccaacaaaaaattatttttcaacaaAACGTCAGTTGAAAGTAATTTGCGATGACCACTGACAGAATTTATGTGTTGTTCAAGTAGATTAAACGGTGTCAGTGAGGTCATCAGTCAGACAGAATAAAAATCAATAGCCCACTTGGTAAATACATTTTAGTTTACTGCAGATCTTTTGGCCTACCATACTTCTACCAACTCAAATATTGGAGAAGGATATTTAGATTTACATTAACGAAAAGAAAAagtattttgaaacattttaggGCTCAACCCAGTTCAACCCATTTTAAAGCACAACCTTTTGTTGCACCATCATCCTGAATGGGTTCACATCTCATGAACCTTATTAGGTAGTCAGAAATATAACGTAAAGAGTTGCTATATTAAAAGACTCTGCTCAGGAATGAACCAAACCAGATCTCAAATGTTTATTATGGTTGCAATAATTAGATTGTCAATACCATTTGCATTTTATGGtctaaactttaaaaaattttctatacCAATTATTCcttataaacataattataagaCCACTCTACTATCTGACAATATTACACAAGCCATCAGAACGCACATGAAAAATAACTTGGCAAAAGCTGAGGACCCCTTGAACACTTATATCTGTGTCTGTAAGACAGCAGCAAGTTTAAAGCTAGTTAAGATTTGCATTGTCTGTGACCAAAATAATCCCAAAGATAATCCTCGCATACCCAAATGGAACATTACTCAATGTATCATTCTGAATGATTGATAGTTATGACAGTTTATTAATGAGCCACAGACTCGTTGCTGGAAGGACTTGGTATACTACAAGGTTCTGTCGTTGACTTAGGTGAAACAGATCTTGGTAGCTCACTGTCCATGTTAGTTATCAGGTCATGAAGATCCTTTGCTGCTTGTATCTGAAACTTGATGACCTTCAAATACCAAAGTTTTTCGTAGAAAGATGATTGTACAATTATTTTGCTAATGTTTGGTAGGGCCACACAAGCTGTACACTAAAAGacaattttaattaaatgaaACACTGACATATTTAACTGCAGCAATAAATTATTAGCTTGTAACAAAACATGCGTATAAGCTTTTAAAAGCAACTCTCCTTTGCTTATATCTTCCTAGCttaaaaagctttacataaatacAGTTATGAGTCCTTTTTGGAGGAATGCAGACTTACCTACAGAACTGTTGTATGTATCTCATTTCAATCAACACAAAGTACGTGAAAGAACAAAAGTGAGTTATAAATCCACTCACTTCCTGATACTCCTGTAGAGCAATGCATTTCAGTGGAGTAATTTGAGTTTTATCAGCTTTTGTGCTTGTGCTTGGATTCTCATCCTCCTTCTTGGAGTCAAAGGGTTGTGAGTGCAACTGGATGGCCAGTTGCTATAAAATAAACCTGACAAAATATCTACTGAAGGTAAAAcaatttacttttttatttttaagtacACTATTGGCAAGCTTTCATGTTTCAAGCACATTTCAACTGTTCAATAATTTTGCTTGctttaagaattttaaaaacttaattaaacttctATCCCTGAGTAAAATCTTTATGACATCAATCACagcttattttaataaaattaaagaaACCACCGACAAGTGTTTGAAAGTTTTGACTGCAGAGGCAAACCAATGGCTTAATTGGAGCTTTGAAGACTTGTCAGCTTGAGCATTTTTGTGgcataaattttcaaaatagtttTATCATTTCCTTAAATAATTAGATGACTACCAAAAGAATGACAGTTTATCTATTACAGAATCCAAGCTGTAAAACAACTTAGGCAGTAAGCTTTGAGAGCCATTCAATAAACAAAGTGAACTGGTTTATAAAAAGAATTGTATTATAAGTAGAAGTATACATTTTTGTCATGTTAGAGTTTAGAATAATCTCAATACAATGACAATTGCAAACAAGGCATTGAATGCCTTTATCAGAAAATAATTTAGTTGTTTGGTGTAATCCTAACCTCGTCATCActgtcaaaatattttgttcttgCTTGCAAGTCCTTAGTAGGCACAAACAGGTAGAACACAGATGGTGCAAAACCAGGCCTGTAAGAAAATTGTTGTAGCAACTCtcaataaaatttgttgattatttttattattttggcCCCTGTATGAGAACCTAGCAATGTCTTGGCGAAAGATGACCCAAGATGACTGTAAACTTTAGCATTTATACTTTACACCTTTCTTCACTTGCTTTAAAAGTTCAATGTAGGTGGTACTGTTGACAGTGGTGTCATTGTTCATTTATAAAATAATGAGAGGAGTTTGTGTGTTGTAAACAAACTAAGCACGACTTTATGGGTTGACCATTGAAACCTGATTATTtaattgatgaaaaatttgctATATTTCCTTTGCATTGACGGAAAATTAGATTTCAGCTTGTTTGTAAGGTCAAATTTAGTTCTCAGCACAAATGACAATCTAGCGAAAGATCTCATCACATTCatttttttatagcaaaaaagGTTCTATTGACACAGCTCATCCCTATTCTACATGTATCCGTAACTTTGCATCAACTGTATGAGAACACATTGACCGTTGAATTTAAAAAGTGTCAGGTCTTTATTCATAATTTTATGAGCAATACTAGCTGACACTCCGAAGTTCTTTTGCAACATCTTTTACTAATTCAATTTTCTCAGACTGAACCATTATTTCATCAACATCATTTAATGATGTCGGAGGTCACATCATAAAGTCTGCCTGACTCTTTTTATCATCAATACTTCTCTTGCACTCTCTAACAATTTTGGCGTTTGTAAACCTTTTTTTGACTAaactgttttcattttttacatTAGCCAATCTCCTAGAAAGCTTACAAGGTTTGAACCTTTTACCTACTGACAATTCAATAACTTCATTATTCTCAATTCTAAAGTATCTGTTTTGGTCTGACCGAAACATTCTCCAGAGTTTAGTATGTGATAAAAAGAATTGAGAGAGTCACATACTTCAGAAACCTCCAAAATAGATCAAATGAACTCATAATCTCAAAAATGTTGATTCATCGGAAAAGATTTACTCATTTACTTATTTATGAATGAACATATCTTACTTTAGTTATTGATTGTCCCTTGTACACTAGCCACCAGCAATCATTTTGTACAACCAAAACTCATTCCCACaaattgtcaaaacttgtcaacCTATAAGTTTAGCATAGTACTCTAACAAAATCAAGTGAATGCTAAAGCATGCCCGAACAATCCGTATCTGATAGCTTTCACAtctgaaaactaaaaaattggTCTTTACAGTAAAAGAATTTTATAGTGGATAACAGTCTTTACCAAGTTTCTTTCAATTTGGTCCAGAACTGTGAATATATCCTCCAATTTCTTTTCAATAGAAAGCCTATGAATATCTTTTTGACTAAAAAAGAGAGTAACCAGCGTTACTGAACAATTAACAGATCTCATACTACAGGTTACTTGCACCACCTGTCAACTGCCGCTATCATCTATCATAATACCTAGATGACAAGTGAGTGTGACAAGTGATGACAAGTGAGCGATATGCTCTGGCTACTCTTTATACATTCACAAGTAAAGCAGATATAGACTCTCTCGTCTGTCTTCCTTCTAATATAACTTAGCTCTAGTCTGTTCTGAGGCTAATTGAGGTAATTCTTTTTGACCTGCTGAGTTACATTAACATGAATGAGTGACTTTGTTGCGTATAGACATGTTAGCTGGGCTTTATCACAAAGTTACACCTGTCAGCTAACAGTATAATAAAACTTACTGATGAGGTACTGTAGCTAGATGCACTTGTAGAGATTTGACTTTCTAGATGAAAATACTCGGTACACTTAAAAGTTGGCTTATGCTGGTATGTTAACTGAATGTTTCACACATAAAATACATGGTTATTGCAAAACACATGCATAACACACAATAAAGCACATGAGCTCTGCACTTAAAACAAATTCTGTAGACCTCATGTTTTTCCAAACACTAATTTAGCTAAACCGACGCATACAGTTAAACTCAATTTGACAGCTAGTATAAAACATACTTATTTACAACGGAacctaaactatataaaaagtTTTGACGCAAATATCAccatttttaacaaattctagcttggtttttatttaaagcacataaattacataatttttctattatatatttcaagacatgagtcttggcttttgaatgaccctatattcaatacacaaagaataatagaactatgaaaaacggggtgtcaaaagtaggGGAAGTGGGGGTATAACGGGATACTTAATATCAACACacaaaattttcactttctCGTATCCTGAGACAAGTAATAGATGTTTTAATGCAAGCTGGTCTATGTCTATTTTATATACTCAAAGCCTCATTGCAGTTGTTTATTATGTTATTGAAAATTTTTGGGGTTTTATAAATCAATCCAATTTCCCGTTTTACCCCAACAGTGTGGGTAAAACGGTACGCTACACtaatatcagtagaaaaatATGGATAATTCGAAATCATGCTTTTATTAAGTATTATTCCTTCTAATAATTCAAAAAGAACCAAGTAAATTACATAGCTTTAGAAATAATATATTGTGAGCCCAATCATTTGCATAGTTCACACATAAAGTTATCATCCTGATCATCAAGGCCAGCACAAAGCTCGTGAGCCCAGCTACTACAATGCCTGCATTTTACCCATCCACTCTCAGCGTTACCTTTCCAGTAGGAATCATTGCAGTATAGACAGCTAACATCTTCGTCGTCGTTGTCGCTACTTACTGGTGTAGGAGTCTTCCTTCTCTTAGCCTGTTTAGTTCTTTTCTTTTTAGATGTTATATGACCACTTGTTGAGGGTTTCTCTGCCAAATGAGTTAAATAAACTTCATTAGTTAGTATAGCGGTTCTCCCTCTGTTAGTTTTACGTTTTTTGAGTGTGTCAGTTGATTTCTTAGGAAAGGGTGCTATTTCTTCTGGACTTTTGTGAGAAGATGTGCCTTCAGTAGTTAGGGCAGATGTTGATGGTTCGCTTAGAACAGGTGAAGGAATAGGATTATTACCTTGAAGATTTTCATACTCTTCTGTATTGTCAGTAGGTGCTGCTGCCTCAAACATATCATTAGTAAAAACCCCACGGTCTGTTGGGAAAATTCCACTCTTCCTAAATCCGCCTAAGGCATTTGCTGGAACTGACGCTTTGATATAGGCCTTACCAAATAAGGTTGCTACTTGGTCCAATGACACTACATGGCCGGGATTATTTAGAAGCCATATCTCAACTTCCTTAGCATAGTAGGTGCTGAGTGGACCCATCACAGACACATCCATGGGCTGCATGCGGTGGCTACAGTGTGGTGGCAAGCATAATATGGTAACTCCATTGTCTTTTGCCTTTTGTATCACAGGGATATTTTGTGTGAGTTTTGTGGCCATCAAGTATCAGCAAAGCTGGGTTGCTCAAGATAGACCCAGTGTGTTTGAGAAAGTGGTCAAACCACATTTCAAACAGATGGCTTTGCATCCATCCAGAAGGGTGTGTGACACAAAGGGAATCTGGCGGGGCCCCTAACTTGAAATGAGGCTTCATGCGAACACGAGGAAAAATTATCATGGGAGGGACAAACATTCCAGCTGCATTCATACACATTACTGCAGTGCTCAAGGTACCCCGTTCAGCTGATGTCAGGGAGCCCACCTGTTTTTTTCCGCGAAGAGAAACCACTTTAGAGGTTTTGGCCTGCACTGTAGTTACACCTGTCTCATCCACATTAAATATCCTACTTGTTGGAAATTTTTTAGCATCCTGAATACTCTCCAAGAGGTCAAAGAATGAAGATACAGATTGCCTGTTGAAACCTCGGGCTCGTGCTTCGGAGGTAGCCTCAGGGCTTCTCAGTGACAAGTTATGCCTACTCATGAAACTTCTCATCCAATCCCAACCAGCCTGTTTTGACTCATGGTTGAATGGATGGTGAATGTCGTTGCTCTCAGCATATTGATACGCTAAACTACGCAGCCCAGTTGTAGTTAGACCATACAACATACCATCCATGGACTTGACATAGGCTACAAGCTTCGCctcttgatcaattgtaaatgTAGTTTGTCTACTACCCAGTCCTTTACTGGTTCCTTGGAATAGTTTGTTGCCATCCTTACACCGGTGCTCTAATGTGCTCTTTGGAACATCGTACTTCTTTGCTGCACTCAGGTATCCACATTTGCCTTCCTTTACATCAGCTATTGCTTTAAGCATAGAATCCTTATCCCATGACTGCCTGTTGGTCTTTCTTACATAATTCCGTGGCATAATGGCACCTAGAAAGTGTAAAGAAATGAGGGTTTACAGCTTGAGGTAAAATGGGATAGCATTGGGTAAAATGGGATACATGGTATCCCATTTTACCCAATACTCTTACCCTATAAATTTCATGTGTAAAAAGAAAGTGAATGAATAAATCGTTTTTAAATCCTATGCCATCTGCAGCTTAAACATCAAAAAGGTTGTGTAGGTTATTACAGATTATAAAATAGACAATTTGAGATTCAATGACTAGTCACATGACCTTTGGTTTTTGCaagaaactttgaaaaatatgaaaaacttaCCTCAAATTTTCTGATCATGAGAAAATGAAATATGACCTTGACATTCAGTGAGCATAGATCATTGGCTTTCCCTCTCTGTGAATTTGGAGTTGCTACCTCCttcttatatacaaaatattgccCTATCCCATTTTACCTCAATATCCCGTTATACCCCCACTTCCCCTACGTCCTGTAAAAAAACACtaggttcaggtactcaaaatgtgatgtccTAATTCTCATTTAGTCTTAGGTCGTtgatcccttttgctgccattgaggctgcatttttctgtgacaatcggtgctgttaaacccggagagggctaataataaattaagattctagataatcaacaatgcccgcgagcGTGTTAacgccgaccaatacaaacacatgttctggattaattaattatgcttcaataaatgtactgtcgttgataaaggtaatgaaatcacatcgattaaactatgacctgcggttgcgcgGCCCttggactaaatgtcaatcgcacttttgcaagatcacgcaatgctcgaaattaattagtctcagtcgtcatcctcaacatcacattaaaaataaagagctagtacataatatcatcggaaaatatagtatggttcttggagtctgaggtacttatcatagaaataatatgtacatagaGAACTA includes:
- the LOC137400844 gene encoding uncharacterized protein; protein product: MPRNYVRKTNRQSWDKDSMLKAIADVKEGKCGYLSAAKKYDVPKSTLEHRCKDGNKLFQGTSKGLGSRQTTFTIDQEAKLVAYVKSMDGMLYGLTTTGLRSLAYQYAESNDIHHPFNHESKQAGWDWMRSFMSRHNLSLRSPEATSEARARGFNRQSVSSFFDLLESIQDAKKFPTSRIFNVDETGVTTVQAKTSKVVSLRGKKQVGSLTSAERGTLSTAVMCMNAAGMFVPPMIIFPRVRMKPHFKLGAPPDSLCVTHPSGWMQSHLFEMWFDHFLKHTGSILSNPALLILDGHKTHTKYPCDTKGKRQWSYHIMLATTL